In one Paraburkholderia megapolitana genomic region, the following are encoded:
- a CDS encoding BPSL1445 family SYLF domain-containing lipoprotein, with the protein MLRRTFIWSTPGSLLALGLAVSGCTTTSPTDSSSTQMDKRRTIDAGVDSTLSRLYVAARGSHELVAKAHGVLTFPSVIDAGFVVGGQYGEGSLRIADRTVGYYSTTTGSIGWQIGAQSRAIVFLFMTEAALGRFRSADGWSAGGDASVALLKVGANGNLDTSMATGQVDAFLLTNNGLMAGASLEGTKVTRISSL; encoded by the coding sequence ATGCTGAGACGAACATTTATCTGGAGCACACCGGGTTCCCTGCTTGCGCTGGGGCTCGCGGTCTCCGGCTGCACGACGACGAGCCCGACGGACAGCAGCAGCACACAGATGGACAAGCGCCGCACCATCGATGCCGGCGTCGACTCGACGCTCTCGCGCCTGTACGTTGCGGCACGAGGCTCGCACGAGCTGGTCGCGAAAGCGCACGGTGTGCTGACGTTTCCGTCGGTTATCGATGCGGGCTTCGTCGTGGGTGGCCAGTACGGCGAAGGTTCGCTGCGCATCGCCGATCGCACCGTTGGGTACTACAGCACGACAACGGGCTCGATCGGCTGGCAGATCGGCGCGCAATCGCGCGCCATCGTGTTTCTGTTCATGACCGAAGCGGCGCTCGGGCGGTTCCGCAGCGCGGACGGCTGGTCGGCGGGTGGAGACGCATCGGTCGCGTTGCTGAAGGTCGGCGCCAACGGCAATCTCGATACGAGCATGGCCACTGGGCAAGTCGACGCTTTCCTGCTGACCAACAACGGGCTGATGGCCGGCGCGTCGCTCGAAGGTACCAAGGTCACGCGGATAAGTTCGCTATGA
- a CDS encoding MbcA/ParS/Xre antitoxin family protein, which translates to MCEDTMAKAHDSGKTPLSAQDEVPAEVMEALVALVQRMVAESGDPIGFDARQWLNRWLRGPVPALGGRLPVEFLHTPDGVVQITRILAGMQTGAYQ; encoded by the coding sequence ATGTGTGAGGACACGATGGCAAAGGCACACGACTCTGGCAAGACACCACTATCAGCTCAGGACGAGGTACCGGCAGAAGTAATGGAGGCGCTAGTCGCGCTGGTCCAGCGGATGGTTGCAGAGTCTGGCGATCCGATCGGATTTGACGCCAGACAGTGGCTGAACCGGTGGCTGCGTGGACCCGTTCCGGCACTCGGTGGGCGTTTGCCTGTCGAATTTCTTCATACGCCGGACGGGGTTGTTCAGATAACTCGCATTCTCGCAGGCATGCAAACCGGAGCCTATCAATAG
- a CDS encoding CsbD family protein, with protein MNNDQMQGWIKEMTGRLRSGIGKAIGDRTVTWKGRVEQVIGKTQASYGDARARLKKRL; from the coding sequence ATGAACAACGACCAGATGCAGGGTTGGATCAAGGAAATGACCGGCCGTCTGAGGTCGGGTATCGGCAAAGCCATCGGAGATCGGACCGTCACATGGAAGGGTCGCGTGGAACAGGTGATCGGCAAGACTCAGGCGTCCTATGGCGACGCCAGGGCACGTCTCAAGAAACGATTGTGA
- a CDS encoding type II toxin-antitoxin system HicB family antitoxin, whose amino-acid sequence MQYPLYIHRQAGGGYRGHFPDLPDADVHADAFGELERNAQDVVQRMYHRSEQLIPAPTHDTSALQTLDMDDGKGLWLFVDIDLSRVVSRAVSIQLSMSRSVLRDVEATALAHRMTRSAFIALACLREMRYTGVEGAQKQFKTRLALLT is encoded by the coding sequence ATGCAATATCCACTCTATATTCATCGACAGGCCGGCGGGGGCTATCGCGGCCATTTCCCCGATCTTCCCGATGCCGATGTTCATGCGGACGCGTTCGGCGAGCTGGAGCGCAATGCACAGGACGTCGTGCAGCGGATGTACCACCGAAGCGAGCAACTCATTCCGGCACCCACCCACGACACGTCGGCACTACAGACGCTCGACATGGACGATGGCAAAGGACTGTGGCTGTTTGTCGATATCGACCTCTCACGGGTCGTATCGCGCGCGGTCAGTATTCAACTCAGTATGAGCAGGAGCGTGCTGCGGGATGTCGAGGCGACGGCGCTCGCACATCGCATGACAAGGAGCGCATTCATCGCGCTCGCTTGCCTGCGTGAGATGAGATACACGGGTGTGGAGGGGGCACAGAAGCAATTCAAAACAAGGCTCGCTTTACTGACATAG
- a CDS encoding PRC-barrel domain-containing protein: MLRGVADLHGYTICASDGDIGRVGKVYFDDKAWGIRYLVVDTGDWLRDRQVLVSPYSVERVDAATNQVHVRLTRQQVRDSPSIDSHKPVSRQHEIEYLRYYRYPTYWGGPNLWGMGAYPAFDPASIAQQPEALEPRLPPLADSDRPLDTHLCDTSVVKGYHLETIDGKIGHVCGFVYDDEAWAIRYLTIDTRTWWPVSKEVLIATHWVDLIDELTATVSTSLTLDAVKHSPPYDNSVAIERSYELALHAFYGKEGYWDHGRSALPPDRS; the protein is encoded by the coding sequence ATGTTACGCGGCGTAGCAGATCTGCACGGGTACACGATTTGCGCCTCGGATGGCGACATCGGCCGCGTCGGCAAGGTGTACTTCGACGACAAGGCATGGGGCATCCGTTACCTCGTCGTCGATACAGGAGACTGGCTGCGCGACCGACAGGTGCTGGTGTCGCCCTACTCGGTCGAGCGCGTCGATGCGGCCACGAACCAGGTTCACGTGCGTCTGACGCGCCAGCAGGTGCGCGACAGCCCGAGCATCGACTCGCATAAGCCCGTGTCGCGCCAGCATGAAATCGAATATCTGCGCTACTACCGCTACCCAACTTATTGGGGCGGCCCCAATCTGTGGGGCATGGGCGCCTACCCGGCGTTCGATCCGGCCTCGATCGCGCAGCAGCCGGAGGCACTCGAACCGCGACTCCCGCCGCTTGCCGACAGCGACCGACCGCTCGATACCCACCTGTGTGACACCAGCGTCGTAAAGGGCTATCACCTCGAGACGATCGACGGCAAGATCGGCCACGTCTGCGGCTTCGTCTACGACGACGAGGCGTGGGCGATCCGCTATCTGACGATCGATACGCGCACCTGGTGGCCCGTTAGCAAAGAGGTATTGATTGCGACGCACTGGGTCGATCTGATCGACGAGCTCACCGCGACCGTGTCGACCTCGTTGACGCTCGATGCGGTCAAACACAGCCCGCCCTACGACAACTCGGTTGCGATCGAGCGTAGTTACGAACTGGCGCTGCACGCGTTCTACGGCAAGGAAGGGTACTGGGACCACGGACGATCCGCATTG
- a CDS encoding DUF892 family protein — protein MSNERRDLLSLLGSAHAMEFDAERLLRKLNTGPVHDTELASHIATSLRETLEHRMQMASCIERINGAGNEDDTQMSMEDIPAIPEARLGRPPESERADLERLYDEITREIATQTSLVALAEAGGFFETRLICDAVLSQKSIAAAWLRDRLDR, from the coding sequence GTGAGTAACGAAAGGCGGGATCTATTGTCTCTACTAGGTAGCGCCCATGCCATGGAGTTCGATGCCGAACGGCTGCTGAGAAAGCTCAATACCGGCCCTGTTCACGATACGGAGCTTGCGTCGCATATTGCAACCAGCCTGAGAGAGACGCTTGAACATCGTATGCAGATGGCTAGCTGCATCGAGCGAATAAACGGGGCCGGGAACGAGGATGATACCCAGATGTCCATGGAGGATATCCCCGCTATTCCTGAAGCCAGGCTCGGTAGACCGCCTGAAAGCGAGCGCGCGGATCTCGAACGCCTTTACGACGAGATAACCCGCGAGATCGCTACGCAAACGTCGCTAGTTGCGCTGGCAGAGGCCGGGGGCTTTTTTGAAACACGGCTCATCTGTGACGCGGTTTTGTCCCAGAAGTCGATTGCGGCGGCCTGGTTGCGAGATCGGCTGGATCGGTAG
- a CDS encoding DHA2 family efflux MFS transporter permease subunit, with protein MTHNIEGRKRWLALIVLCLGVLMIVLDTTIVNVALPSIAADLGFSETSLVWVVNAYMLTFGGFLLLGGRLGDLYGHRRLFLGGIVLFTVASLACGLSNSQVLLVCARAVQGLGGAVVSAVSLSLIMNLFTEPAERAKAMGVYGFVCAGGGSIGVLLGGLLTNVLNWHWIFLVNLPIGIAVYALCIGLLPDGRGHAEGEKLDVAGAATVTVSLMLAVYAIVNGNEAGWTSAQTLGLLAVAVVLFAAFLLIEARVQHPLMPLGLFRKRNVAVTNVGAVLWAAAMFAWFFISALYLQRVLGYLPMQVGLAFLPANVIMALFSLGLSAKLVMRFGIRIPLAVGLGTAAVGLLLFARAPLDGQFVVDVLPGMLLLGFGAGVAFNPMLLAAMSDIEPGESGLASGMVNTSFMMGGALGLAVLASLAAARSETLAAAHVQEVVALNSGYHVAFVFGAVFAALAALLGGFFLRVGTHAGAPDAAHGARTGETSSATGNT; from the coding sequence ATGACCCACAATATAGAGGGCCGTAAGCGCTGGCTCGCGCTCATCGTGCTCTGTCTCGGCGTGCTGATGATCGTGCTCGACACGACCATCGTCAATGTCGCACTGCCGTCGATCGCGGCCGATCTCGGCTTCTCCGAGACCTCGCTTGTGTGGGTTGTGAATGCGTACATGCTGACGTTTGGCGGCTTTCTGCTGCTCGGCGGGCGCCTCGGCGACCTGTATGGGCACCGCAGGCTGTTTCTCGGCGGCATCGTGTTGTTTACGGTTGCGTCGCTTGCATGTGGACTTTCGAACTCGCAGGTGCTGCTGGTCTGTGCGCGCGCTGTGCAGGGGTTGGGTGGTGCGGTGGTGTCCGCAGTGTCGCTGTCGTTGATCATGAATCTGTTCACCGAACCCGCCGAACGTGCGAAAGCGATGGGTGTCTACGGCTTCGTGTGCGCGGGCGGCGGCAGCATCGGTGTGCTGCTCGGCGGACTGCTGACCAACGTGCTCAACTGGCACTGGATCTTCCTCGTCAATCTGCCCATCGGCATCGCGGTCTACGCGCTGTGTATCGGCCTGTTGCCCGACGGCCGCGGCCATGCGGAAGGTGAAAAGCTCGACGTGGCCGGTGCCGCAACCGTGACGGTGTCGCTGATGCTCGCGGTCTATGCGATCGTCAACGGCAACGAGGCAGGCTGGACCTCTGCACAGACGCTCGGACTGCTGGCCGTCGCTGTCGTGCTGTTTGCTGCGTTCCTGTTGATCGAGGCACGCGTACAGCATCCGCTGATGCCGCTCGGCCTGTTTCGTAAGCGCAACGTTGCGGTGACCAATGTGGGCGCTGTGCTATGGGCCGCAGCGATGTTCGCGTGGTTCTTCATTTCTGCGTTGTATCTGCAGCGCGTACTCGGTTACCTGCCGATGCAGGTCGGCCTCGCCTTCCTTCCGGCCAACGTGATCATGGCGCTTTTCTCGCTGGGTCTGTCAGCAAAACTCGTGATGCGTTTCGGTATCCGGATACCGCTCGCCGTTGGGCTCGGTACCGCTGCCGTGGGTCTGTTGCTATTTGCTCGCGCACCGCTCGATGGACAGTTCGTTGTTGATGTCTTGCCAGGCATGCTCCTCCTCGGCTTCGGTGCCGGGGTTGCGTTCAACCCGATGCTGCTCGCCGCCATGAGCGACATCGAGCCAGGCGAGTCGGGTCTTGCTTCGGGTATGGTCAACACCTCGTTCATGATGGGCGGCGCACTCGGTCTCGCCGTGCTCGCGAGTCTTGCTGCTGCGCGCAGTGAGACGCTCGCAGCAGCGCACGTGCAGGAAGTGGTCGCGCTAAACAGCGGTTATCACGTAGCGTTTGTGTTCGGCGCGGTGTTTGCAGCACTCGCAGCGCTGTTGGGTGGGTTCTTTCTGCGCGTCGGCACACACGCAGGCGCACCCGACGCCGCGCACGGTGCGCGGACCGGTGAAACCAGTTCGGCTACCGGCAATACCTGA
- a CDS encoding Crp/Fnr family transcriptional regulator, with the protein MPNVYQPKDNHLLAMLAQAEWERMAPYLVAIDLPLGQVIYESGDPIQHVYFPSTAIVSLLYVMEDGASAEITIVGNEGLIGIAVFMGGETTSSRAVVQSAGRAYRLGARILGDEFHRGGPAQRLLLRYTQALMAQMVQTAACNRHHSIDQQLCRSLLLSLDRLPSSELRMTQQLIANMLGLRRPGVMDAAMKLQEAGLIRYSYGNIEVLDRPGLEKRVCECYAVVKREFDRLLPDLQAI; encoded by the coding sequence ATGCCGAACGTATACCAACCCAAAGACAATCACCTGCTGGCGATGCTCGCGCAAGCAGAGTGGGAGCGCATGGCACCGTATCTCGTGGCGATTGACCTCCCGCTGGGACAGGTTATTTACGAGTCAGGAGACCCCATCCAGCATGTCTACTTTCCCTCAACGGCCATCGTCTCGCTGCTATATGTGATGGAAGACGGTGCCTCTGCGGAGATCACGATCGTCGGCAACGAGGGGCTCATCGGTATTGCTGTCTTTATGGGGGGCGAGACGACCTCGAGCCGTGCCGTCGTGCAAAGCGCCGGTCGCGCATATCGGCTCGGCGCACGAATCCTGGGAGACGAATTCCATCGCGGCGGTCCTGCGCAGCGGTTACTGCTGCGCTATACCCAGGCGCTGATGGCTCAGATGGTGCAGACCGCCGCGTGCAACCGGCATCACTCGATTGACCAGCAATTGTGCCGCTCGCTGCTGCTCAGTCTCGACCGTCTCCCATCGAGCGAACTGAGGATGACGCAACAACTCATCGCCAACATGTTGGGTCTCCGTCGCCCTGGTGTAATGGATGCAGCAATGAAACTGCAGGAGGCAGGATTGATCCGCTACAGCTATGGCAACATCGAAGTACTGGATCGACCAGGTCTGGAAAAGCGGGTGTGCGAATGCTATGCCGTGGTGAAACGGGAATTCGACCGGCTGCTGCCGGATCTGCAGGCGATATAG
- a CDS encoding slipin family protein → MNPITLFLAAVFVLAGVAAGEWANLYLAPLFFAIAALIVLSVRVANVWQKFVILRVGKLQSVKGAGFFMIIPVLDNIVAIIDERIQTTSFNAEQALTKDTVPVNVDAIIFWHVHDAQKAALAITDYRQAIDRVAQTSLREMIGSSMLAALLSDRRATDEQLCAEIGAKTAAWGITVGSVEIRDVAIPVALQDAMSRQAQAEREKQARVILGSAEAEIAAKFVEAAQVYENHPGALQLRAMNIIYETTKERGATILIPSSMVDSLNPPLALAIAGHEIAGTAMAPLKTAA, encoded by the coding sequence ATGAATCCCATCACACTCTTTCTAGCCGCCGTGTTCGTGCTCGCGGGCGTTGCCGCTGGCGAATGGGCCAACCTGTATCTGGCGCCGCTTTTCTTTGCGATTGCCGCCTTGATTGTTCTGTCGGTGAGAGTCGCCAACGTCTGGCAGAAATTCGTGATCCTGCGAGTCGGGAAACTGCAAAGCGTGAAGGGCGCAGGGTTCTTCATGATCATCCCGGTTCTCGACAACATTGTCGCGATTATCGACGAGCGGATTCAGACGACGTCGTTCAACGCAGAACAGGCGCTGACGAAAGACACGGTTCCCGTCAACGTCGATGCGATCATCTTCTGGCATGTGCACGACGCGCAAAAGGCCGCGCTCGCCATCACCGATTACCGTCAGGCGATCGACCGGGTCGCACAGACGTCGTTACGCGAGATGATCGGCTCGTCGATGCTTGCAGCGCTCCTGTCCGATCGACGCGCCACGGACGAGCAACTGTGCGCCGAGATCGGCGCCAAGACGGCCGCGTGGGGCATCACGGTCGGATCGGTCGAGATCCGCGATGTGGCGATTCCGGTGGCGTTGCAGGATGCGATGTCCCGCCAGGCGCAGGCCGAACGCGAGAAACAGGCGCGCGTGATTCTTGGCTCCGCGGAAGCGGAGATTGCGGCGAAGTTCGTCGAAGCTGCGCAGGTCTATGAGAACCATCCGGGTGCACTGCAGTTGCGCGCGATGAACATCATCTACGAGACGACCAAGGAGCGCGGCGCGACAATCCTGATTCCGAGTTCGATGGTGGATAGCCTGAACCCGCCGCTTGCACTTGCGATTGCCGGACATGAGATCGCAGGCACGGCGATGGCGCCGCTCAAGACCGCAGCCTAG
- a CDS encoding sensor histidine kinase — translation MMHVFLANNRHELIERCRVKVAQRPARKATAMQLQNGVPLFLEQLIATLRTEQTAKPMDSRGISGPSGGGASSSEIGKTAALHGRELLTLGFSVDQVVHDYGDLCQAITDLAYERDAPFLIDEFRTLNRCLDNAIADAVTEFSYQHDLAIADRQASEANEQLGVFAHELRSRLQTATLAFTAVKTGNLSLSGATGAVLERSLGELRNLIDQSMDEVRVAAGTSLRPRTFSVADFIAEVRIAADLAAQIRGSQLTVSKVDPGLAIHGDRDQLYSAVAGLLQNAFKFTHHHTEVTLNAYALADHILIDVRDHCGGLPPGSAEKMFLPFVQNSEDRSGVGLGLSMARHGVEANGGVLSVRNIPDTGCVFTITLPRYANETE, via the coding sequence ATGATGCACGTTTTTTTGGCGAACAATCGCCATGAATTGATAGAGCGCTGCCGGGTAAAGGTCGCGCAGCGGCCCGCGCGGAAGGCAACGGCGATGCAGCTTCAGAATGGTGTGCCACTGTTTCTGGAGCAGCTCATCGCGACGCTGCGGACAGAACAGACAGCGAAGCCGATGGATAGCCGCGGCATTTCTGGCCCTTCGGGCGGTGGCGCATCTTCATCCGAGATTGGCAAGACAGCTGCTCTGCACGGACGGGAGTTGCTGACGCTCGGGTTCTCGGTGGACCAGGTCGTTCACGATTATGGCGACCTGTGCCAGGCCATTACGGATCTCGCGTACGAACGCGATGCGCCATTTCTGATTGACGAATTTCGCACGCTCAATCGTTGTCTGGACAATGCAATTGCCGATGCAGTCACCGAATTCAGCTATCAGCACGACCTTGCTATCGCGGACAGGCAAGCCAGCGAGGCGAATGAGCAATTGGGAGTGTTCGCACACGAACTACGTAGCCGTCTTCAAACGGCTACGCTCGCTTTTACGGCAGTGAAAACCGGAAACCTGAGCCTGTCTGGTGCGACGGGAGCGGTTCTGGAGCGGAGCCTGGGAGAGTTGAGAAATTTGATCGATCAATCGATGGATGAAGTGCGCGTCGCAGCCGGCACTTCCTTGCGGCCCAGGACTTTTTCTGTCGCAGACTTCATCGCGGAAGTGAGAATTGCCGCTGACCTTGCGGCTCAGATTCGCGGATCGCAGCTAACGGTTTCCAAGGTGGACCCAGGGCTTGCGATCCACGGGGACCGCGACCAGCTGTATTCGGCAGTAGCCGGTCTGCTACAAAACGCGTTCAAGTTCACGCACCATCACACTGAGGTCACGCTGAATGCCTATGCTTTGGCGGATCATATCCTGATCGACGTGAGGGATCACTGTGGCGGTCTTCCACCCGGCAGTGCAGAAAAGATGTTTCTGCCCTTCGTGCAGAATAGCGAGGACAGGAGCGGCGTGGGGCTGGGGCTCTCGATGGCGAGGCACGGCGTCGAGGCAAACGGCGGCGTTCTCAGCGTCCGGAATATACCTGACACAGGCTGCGTCTTCACGATCACCTTGCCTCGATATGCAAATGAGACGGAATGA
- a CDS encoding transposase, translating into MKWQRAKPYEKFAAMIERYWDGTTAFCKPEDRVPPGFVEGLVNKIRAIQRRVYGLRDTKYLHLKTLTCMLPHLRKHHFHPHDFQKPLFGSAVIKSVITVPIMVLMMKMASHRDMMGTYRTSGTLRVVSWLATIVMVVAVVGMSCFLQEAIPTYDNCQGGYGGYQYGIVPTCRAVAYIVHRSNPCTTR; encoded by the coding sequence CTGAAGTGGCAACGCGCGAAGCCGTACGAGAAGTTCGCCGCGATGATCGAGCGCTATTGGGATGGAACCACTGCTTTTTGTAAGCCAGAGGACAGGGTGCCACCTGGTTTCGTTGAGGGACTCGTAAACAAGATCCGGGCCATCCAGCGCCGAGTTTACGGGTTGCGTGACACAAAGTATCTGCACCTGAAGACCCTCACCTGCATGCTGCCTCATCTACGAAAACACCATTTTCACCCACACGATTTCCAGAAACCACTTTTTGGGAGTGCCGTCATTAAGAGCGTCATCACAGTCCCGATCATGGTGCTCATGATGAAGATGGCATCGCATCGGGACATGATGGGGACGTATCGCACTTCAGGCACGTTGCGGGTTGTTAGCTGGCTGGCGACGATTGTGATGGTCGTTGCCGTTGTGGGAATGTCCTGCTTTCTTCAGGAAGCGATCCCGACGTATGACAATTGTCAGGGCGGTTACGGTGGGTACCAGTACGGGATCGTACCGACATGCCGGGCCGTTGCGTACATCGTGCACAGGAGTAATCCGTGCACAACGCGGTGA